A section of the Bryobacteraceae bacterium genome encodes:
- the rplL gene encoding 50S ribosomal protein L7/L12, with protein MADINAIAEQIQGLTLLEASQLVKLLEEKLGVSAAAAAVAVAAPAAGAAAAAAPAEEKTEFNVILTSAGSNKINVIKAVREVTNLGLKEAKDLVESAPKPIKEGVSKEEAEAIKKKFVEAGATVEIQ; from the coding sequence ATGGCTGACATCAATGCGATTGCTGAACAGATCCAGGGCCTGACCCTGCTGGAGGCCTCCCAGTTGGTGAAGCTCCTGGAAGAGAAGCTGGGCGTTTCCGCCGCCGCTGCTGCCGTTGCCGTCGCCGCTCCGGCGGCCGGCGCCGCCGCGGCTGCGGCTCCTGCCGAGGAAAAGACCGAGTTCAACGTCATCCTGACGTCGGCGGGCTCGAACAAGATCAACGTGATCAAGGCCGTCCGCGAGGTCACCAACCTGGGCCTGAAAGAAGCCAAGGACCTGGTGGAATCCGCCCCGAAGCCGATCAAGGAGGGCGTCTCCAAGGAAGAGGCCGAGGCGATCAAGAAGAAGTTCGTCGAGGCGGGCGCCACGGTCGAGATTCAGTAA
- the rplJ gene encoding 50S ribosomal protein L10, which produces MKDRKKKQQDLEQLRQDLLACATVFVTSFDKLTVAQDFELRKTVRAAGGRYRVVKNTLAEKAAAGLPAEAVLKNLRGTTAVAFTAGDPVALAKALSEYAKANPAITFKAGLVEGRAIDLKAIEELANMPPKEEIYAKLLYLINAPAQRLVTALQGVARNLAVVIDQGVKENKFSS; this is translated from the coding sequence ATGAAGGACAGGAAAAAGAAGCAGCAGGATCTTGAACAGCTCCGCCAGGACCTCCTGGCCTGCGCCACCGTCTTCGTGACGTCTTTTGACAAGCTCACCGTGGCCCAGGATTTCGAGCTGCGCAAGACGGTGCGCGCCGCGGGCGGCCGCTACCGCGTGGTCAAGAACACGCTGGCCGAGAAGGCCGCCGCCGGACTGCCGGCCGAGGCGGTGCTGAAGAACCTGCGGGGCACCACCGCCGTGGCCTTCACCGCCGGCGACCCGGTGGCGCTGGCCAAGGCGCTGAGCGAGTACGCGAAGGCCAATCCGGCCATCACGTTCAAGGCGGGCCTGGTGGAGGGCCGCGCGATCGACCTGAAGGCGATCGAAGAGCTGGCCAACATGCCGCCGAAGGAAGAGATTTACGCGAAGCTGCTCTACCTGATCAATGCCCCGGCGCAGCGGCTGGTGACGGCGTTGCAGGGAGTGGCGCGCAACCTGGCGGTGGTCATCGACCAGGGCGTAAAAGAGAACAAGTTTTCCTCCTAG
- the rplA gene encoding 50S ribosomal protein L1: protein MARKPGKKYLAAAQQVEKRPYTLEEAIPLVQKLKFTRFDETVEVHMRLGVDPRHADQMVRGTVVLPHGLGKTKRVLVIASGEKIREAEAAGADYVGGEDMIEKIQKENWLDFDAVIATPDMMRSMARLGKILGPRGLMPNPKTGTVTMDVARAVQEVKAGKVEFRVDKTGVIHAPVGKVSFPTDRLLENASTLIQAVVRAKPPAAKGRYVKSVTVCSTMGPGVSLDVTPYNMRIV, encoded by the coding sequence ATGGCACGAAAACCAGGAAAAAAATACCTTGCCGCGGCGCAGCAGGTAGAAAAGCGGCCGTACACGCTGGAAGAAGCGATTCCGCTTGTCCAGAAACTGAAGTTCACCCGCTTTGACGAGACCGTCGAGGTGCACATGCGCCTGGGCGTCGACCCGCGCCACGCCGACCAGATGGTGCGGGGCACGGTGGTGCTGCCGCACGGGCTGGGCAAGACGAAGCGCGTGCTGGTCATCGCCTCCGGCGAGAAGATCCGCGAGGCGGAGGCCGCCGGCGCCGATTACGTGGGCGGCGAGGACATGATCGAGAAGATCCAGAAGGAGAACTGGTTGGACTTCGACGCGGTCATCGCCACGCCGGACATGATGCGTTCGATGGCCCGCCTTGGCAAGATCCTCGGTCCGCGGGGGCTGATGCCGAACCCGAAGACGGGCACGGTGACGATGGACGTGGCCCGGGCGGTGCAGGAAGTGAAGGCGGGCAAGGTCGAGTTCCGCGTCGACAAGACGGGAGTCATCCACGCGCCGGTGGGCAAGGTGAGCTTTCCGACGGACAGGCTGCTTGAAAACGCCAGCACGCTCATTCAGGCGGTGGTGCGCGCCAAGCCTCCGGCCGCCAAGGGGCGCTACGTGAAGAGCGTGACGGTGTGCTCGACGATGGGGCCGGGCGTGAGTCTCGACGTGACGCCCTACAACATGCGCATTGTCTGA
- the rplK gene encoding 50S ribosomal protein L11: MAKKVTAQVKLQIPAGKATPAPPVGTALGPQGVNIMEFCKAFNAKTASQEGLIIPVVITIYSDRSFTFITKTPPVAVLVKKACNLAKGSAEPNRNKVGRITMKQVEEIARIKMPDLNCFDLEAAISQVKGACRSMGVEVVP; encoded by the coding sequence ATGGCGAAGAAAGTTACAGCGCAGGTGAAGCTGCAAATTCCCGCGGGCAAGGCGACGCCCGCGCCGCCGGTGGGCACGGCGCTCGGCCCGCAGGGCGTCAACATCATGGAATTCTGCAAGGCGTTCAACGCGAAGACGGCTTCGCAGGAAGGCCTGATCATCCCGGTGGTGATCACCATCTACTCGGACCGTTCGTTTACGTTCATCACCAAGACGCCGCCCGTCGCCGTGCTGGTGAAGAAGGCCTGCAACCTCGCCAAGGGAAGCGCCGAGCCGAACCGGAACAAGGTGGGCAGGATCACGATGAAGCAGGTCGAGGAGATCGCCCGGATCAAGATGCCCGACCTGAACTGCTTCGACCTGGAGGCGGCCATCTCGCAGGTGAAGGGCGCCTGCCGATCGATGGGCGTCGAAGTGGTGCCGTAG
- the nusG gene encoding transcription termination/antitermination protein NusG — MPEQEFEPQGEQPQAEPSAQAGEAAEASATAPPSLDGGEATGAAAEAAASGMKWYIIHTYSGFEQKVAESLRARAEAYGFSHKIGQILIPTEEVVELRNGRKVTSKRLLYPGYVMVQMAMDDDLWHHIKNTPRVTGFVGGGNTPVPLSDAEVDAVLNRQATSAERPRPKLTFEKNETVRIIDGPFASFQGKVDEVNPERNTLRVLVTIFGRSTPVELDFLQVEKVN, encoded by the coding sequence ATGCCGGAACAGGAATTTGAACCGCAGGGCGAGCAGCCGCAGGCCGAGCCATCCGCGCAGGCCGGCGAGGCCGCCGAGGCATCCGCAACTGCGCCTCCGTCTTTGGATGGCGGCGAGGCGACGGGCGCCGCCGCAGAGGCGGCCGCGTCCGGCATGAAGTGGTACATCATCCACACGTACAGCGGCTTCGAGCAGAAGGTGGCCGAATCGCTGCGGGCGCGCGCCGAAGCCTACGGGTTTTCGCACAAGATCGGACAGATCCTCATTCCCACTGAGGAGGTCGTCGAGCTTCGCAACGGCAGGAAGGTGACCAGCAAGCGCCTGCTGTATCCGGGCTATGTCATGGTGCAGATGGCGATGGACGATGACCTCTGGCACCACATCAAGAACACGCCGCGCGTGACCGGCTTCGTCGGCGGCGGCAACACACCGGTGCCCCTTTCCGATGCCGAGGTCGACGCGGTGCTGAACCGCCAGGCCACCTCGGCCGAGCGGCCGCGGCCGAAGCTGACCTTCGAGAAGAACGAGACGGTGCGCATCATCGACGGGCCGTTCGCCAGCTTCCAGGGCAAGGTGGACGAAGTGAATCCGGAGCGCAATACGCTGCGGGTGCTGGTGACAATTTTCGGCCGTTCCACGCCGGTGGAGCTGGATTTTCTCCAGGTGGAAAAGGTAAATTAA
- the tuf1 gene encoding elongation factor Tu, whose translation MAKEKFDRSKPHVNIGTIGHIDHGKTTLTAAITKVLSKHNPRVQFRSFDSIDNAPEEKARGITIAVAHVEYETAKRHYAHVDCPGHADYIKNMITGAAQMDGAILVVAAPDGPMPQTREHVLLARQVGVPYIVVALNKVDMMDDPELLELVELELRELLKSYGFPGDEVPIVRVSALKALNGDPEAEKQIEELMEAVDNYIPLPQRDVDKPFLMPIEDIFSIQGRGTVVTGRIEKGKIKVGDEVEIVGFRPTRKTVVTGVEMFKKLLDEGIAGDNVGLLLRGVEKDEVERGQVLAKPGSITPHTKFKGEVYVLSKEEGGRHTPFFSGYRPQFYFRTTDVTGVVKLPEGVQMVMPGDNVSLEVELITPVAMEKGLRFAIREGGRTVGAGTVTEILE comes from the coding sequence ATGGCGAAAGAGAAATTTGACCGCAGCAAGCCGCACGTCAACATTGGGACGATTGGCCACATTGATCACGGCAAGACGACGTTGACGGCGGCGATCACGAAGGTGCTGTCGAAGCACAATCCGAGGGTGCAGTTCCGGAGTTTTGATTCGATTGACAACGCGCCGGAGGAGAAGGCGCGTGGCATCACGATTGCGGTGGCGCACGTCGAGTACGAGACGGCGAAGCGGCACTATGCGCACGTGGACTGTCCGGGCCACGCCGACTACATCAAGAACATGATTACGGGCGCGGCGCAGATGGACGGGGCGATTCTGGTGGTGGCGGCGCCGGACGGGCCGATGCCGCAGACCCGCGAGCATGTGCTGCTGGCGCGGCAGGTGGGGGTGCCCTACATTGTGGTGGCGCTGAACAAGGTGGACATGATGGACGACCCGGAGCTGCTGGAGCTGGTGGAGCTGGAGCTGCGGGAGCTGTTGAAGAGCTATGGATTTCCGGGCGACGAGGTGCCGATTGTGCGGGTGAGCGCGCTGAAGGCGCTGAATGGGGATCCGGAGGCGGAGAAGCAGATTGAGGAGCTGATGGAGGCGGTGGACAACTACATTCCGCTGCCGCAGCGGGATGTGGACAAGCCGTTTCTGATGCCGATTGAGGACATTTTTTCGATCCAGGGCCGCGGGACGGTGGTGACGGGCCGGATTGAGAAGGGCAAGATCAAGGTGGGCGACGAGGTGGAGATTGTCGGGTTCCGGCCGACGCGGAAGACGGTGGTGACCGGGGTGGAGATGTTCAAGAAGCTGCTGGACGAGGGGATTGCGGGCGACAACGTGGGGCTGCTGCTGCGGGGCGTGGAGAAGGACGAGGTGGAGCGGGGCCAGGTGCTGGCCAAGCCGGGTTCGATCACGCCGCACACGAAGTTCAAGGGCGAGGTGTACGTGCTGTCGAAGGAAGAGGGCGGCCGTCACACGCCGTTTTTCTCGGGCTACCGGCCGCAGTTTTACTTCCGGACGACGGACGTGACCGGGGTGGTGAAGCTGCCCGAGGGGGTGCAGATGGTGATGCCGGGCGACAACGTGTCGCTCGAGGTGGAGCTGATCACGCCGGTGGCGATGGAGAAGGGGCTGCGCTTTGCCATCCGCGAAGGCGGCCGCACCGTCGGCGCCGGCACGGTGACCGAGATTCTGGAGTAG
- the rpsA gene encoding 30S ribosomal protein S1, whose amino-acid sequence MTGNQEDRPVEYPANGEENYEQLLDDYSHLAPPAEGEVMMGHVLAVTPQGLIVDVGLKQEGFVPIEQVRTPEGTVAYQPGDSLEVMIDRRGEMEGYILLSHERASRIRAWETLDKAYREGLIVSGRVTGRVKGGLSVDVGLNAFMPSTQVDIRPVHNLDAFIGMDIAVKVLKLNRRRNNIVVSRKAVLEEELQARKQALLEHLKEGDLITGVVKNLTEYGAFIDLGGIDGLLHVSDISYGRVAHPQDVLQVGQEITVKVLKFDREKERISLGLKQVLPDPWETVGERYQPGMRVIGRVVSVTDYGAFVELEPGVEGLIHISEMTWSRRMKHPSKVVKVGDNVESVVLDVKPHERRISLGIKQLEPDPWTTVDQRYSVGSVVEGRVRKLTDFGAFVEIEEGIDGLVHVSDLSWTRRIQHPSEVLKKGQVVQAVILSIDAPNRRLSLGIKQLQPDAWETFFHEHQVGDLVQGRPTRAAGFGVFVELAPGVEGLCHNSEIPPEMRRQSPPLPIGEEMTFRIIKMNEAEKRIGLSLVTTEAARELERLGDYQRQAAEVKQHIEEALHGGQPGAQEAAASGEPSQEERKQDDES is encoded by the coding sequence ATGACCGGCAACCAGGAAGACCGTCCGGTGGAGTATCCCGCCAACGGCGAAGAGAACTACGAGCAACTGCTTGACGACTACAGCCATCTGGCGCCGCCCGCCGAAGGCGAGGTGATGATGGGCCATGTGCTGGCCGTCACGCCCCAGGGCCTGATTGTCGATGTCGGACTCAAGCAGGAGGGCTTCGTCCCCATCGAGCAGGTGAGGACGCCGGAGGGCACGGTCGCCTATCAGCCCGGCGACTCGCTCGAGGTGATGATCGACCGCCGCGGCGAGATGGAAGGCTACATCCTGCTGTCGCACGAGCGGGCCAGCCGCATCCGCGCCTGGGAGACGCTCGACAAGGCCTACCGCGAAGGGCTTATCGTCAGCGGCCGCGTCACTGGCCGCGTCAAGGGCGGCCTGAGCGTCGACGTGGGCCTGAACGCCTTCATGCCTTCCACCCAGGTCGACATCCGCCCCGTTCACAACCTCGACGCCTTCATCGGTATGGACATCGCCGTCAAGGTGCTCAAGCTCAACCGGCGCCGCAACAACATCGTCGTCTCGCGCAAGGCCGTGCTCGAAGAAGAGCTCCAGGCCCGCAAGCAGGCGCTGCTGGAGCATCTCAAGGAAGGCGACCTCATCACCGGCGTGGTGAAGAATCTCACCGAATACGGCGCTTTCATCGACCTCGGCGGCATCGACGGTCTGCTGCACGTCTCCGACATCTCCTACGGCCGGGTGGCGCACCCGCAGGACGTGCTCCAGGTAGGGCAGGAGATCACCGTCAAGGTGCTCAAGTTCGACCGCGAAAAAGAACGCATATCGCTCGGCCTCAAGCAGGTGCTGCCCGATCCCTGGGAGACCGTCGGCGAGCGCTATCAGCCCGGCATGCGCGTCATCGGGCGCGTGGTCAGCGTCACTGACTACGGCGCGTTCGTCGAACTCGAACCGGGCGTCGAAGGCCTCATTCACATCTCCGAGATGACCTGGAGCCGGCGCATGAAGCACCCGTCGAAGGTGGTCAAGGTCGGCGACAACGTGGAAAGCGTCGTGCTCGACGTCAAGCCGCACGAGCGCCGCATTTCGCTCGGCATCAAGCAGCTCGAACCGGACCCCTGGACCACCGTTGATCAGCGCTACTCGGTTGGTAGTGTCGTCGAAGGCCGCGTCCGCAAACTGACCGATTTTGGCGCCTTCGTGGAAATCGAGGAGGGCATCGACGGCCTCGTGCATGTGAGCGACCTGAGCTGGACACGCCGTATCCAGCATCCGTCCGAAGTGCTCAAGAAGGGCCAGGTGGTCCAGGCGGTCATTCTCAGCATCGACGCGCCCAACCGCCGGCTTTCGCTCGGCATCAAGCAGCTTCAGCCCGACGCCTGGGAGACGTTCTTCCACGAGCACCAGGTGGGGGACCTGGTCCAGGGCAGGCCCACGCGCGCGGCCGGCTTCGGCGTTTTCGTCGAACTTGCGCCCGGCGTCGAAGGCCTGTGCCACAATTCGGAAATTCCGCCGGAGATGCGCCGCCAGTCGCCGCCGCTGCCCATCGGCGAGGAGATGACCTTCCGCATCATCAAGATGAACGAGGCCGAAAAACGCATCGGGCTCAGCCTGGTCACCACCGAGGCCGCGCGCGAACTGGAGCGGCTCGGCGACTATCAGCGGCAGGCGGCCGAGGTCAAGCAGCACATCGAGGAGGCGCTCCACGGCGGCCAGCCCGGGGCGCAGGAGGCGGCAGCGTCCGGCGAGCCATCTCAAGAGGAACGGAAACAAGATGACGAAAGCTGA
- the ihfB-2 gene encoding integration host factor subunit beta produces MTKADLIEEISRVCEFTRKESEVIVEAIFDSVVRALREGDKIEIRGFGSFRTRQRKARVGRNPKTGERVDVPAKRIPYFKPSKELKDLVNQDTQPPAAPQG; encoded by the coding sequence ATGACGAAAGCTGATCTGATTGAGGAAATCTCGCGAGTCTGCGAATTCACCCGGAAAGAGTCGGAGGTGATCGTCGAAGCCATCTTCGACAGCGTCGTCCGCGCCCTGCGCGAAGGCGACAAGATCGAGATCCGCGGCTTCGGCAGCTTCCGCACGCGGCAGCGCAAGGCGCGCGTCGGCCGCAACCCGAAGACTGGCGAACGCGTCGACGTGCCCGCCAAGCGAATCCCGTATTTCAAGCCCAGCAAGGAACTCAAGGACCTGGTGAATCAGGACACGCAGCCGCCCGCGGCGCCGCAAGGCTGA
- a CDS encoding hydrolase, whose protein sequence is MDRLWSPWRYHYVSTVSPGDECIFCAKAREDRDEENLILVRGRLNYALLNLFPYTTGHLMITPYRHVAQLEDLTDEESFELFEMTRQAVRCLRSVYRPQGFNLGMNLGECAGAGIAGHLHMHVLPRWTGDANFMTTIAETRVMPEDLRETWRKLSAAFRGA, encoded by the coding sequence ATGGACCGGCTCTGGAGCCCCTGGCGCTATCACTACGTGAGCACCGTCTCGCCCGGTGACGAGTGCATCTTCTGCGCCAAGGCGCGCGAGGACCGCGACGAAGAAAACCTCATTCTCGTGCGCGGCCGCCTGAACTATGCGCTGCTGAACCTGTTCCCCTACACCACCGGGCACCTGATGATCACTCCCTACCGCCATGTGGCCCAGCTCGAGGACCTCACCGACGAGGAGTCGTTCGAGCTGTTCGAGATGACGCGCCAGGCGGTGCGTTGCCTCCGCTCCGTTTACCGGCCGCAGGGCTTCAACCTGGGGATGAACCTGGGCGAATGCGCCGGCGCCGGCATCGCCGGCCACCTCCACATGCACGTGCTGCCGCGCTGGACCGGCGACGCCAATTTCATGACCACCATCGCCGAAACGCGGGTCATGCCCGAGGACCTGCGCGAGACCTGGCGCAAGCTTTCGGCCGCCTTCCGCGGCGCCTGA
- a CDS encoding glycoside hydrolase, whose product MSALVTAQSESAWSYAARLLERIRPPQFPARDFDIARYGARGDGERDCTDAIAAAIRACHEAGGGRVVVPKGDWLTGAVHLRSGVNLHLEEGATLRFFTDPRRYLPLVPAFWEGMECRNYSALIYALDQRDIAVTGAGVLDGRADCEHWWPWKGRSDCGWTKGQPHQGPARERLIRMVESGVAPAERSFGEGSYLRPNFIQLLRCRNVLVEGVTIRNSPMWEIHPVLCTNVTVRGVKVISHGPNNDGCDPECSRDVLIEDCLFDTGDDCIAIKSGRNADGRRLATPSENILIRNCVMKDGHGGVTIGSEISGGARRIYAERCRMDSPNLDRVLRLKTNAMRGGIIEDVFVRDIEVGRVADALLHIDFFYEEGPNGPHLPLVRRIGMENIRCRKTKYGVYIRGFEKSPVRGVLLRNWQVDEAPRGNVIEHAEDVRVESVVIAGRVLRL is encoded by the coding sequence ATGTCCGCCCTCGTCACAGCGCAGTCCGAATCCGCCTGGTCATACGCCGCCCGCCTGCTTGAACGCATCCGGCCGCCCCAGTTTCCAGCGCGGGATTTCGACATCGCCCGCTACGGCGCGCGAGGAGACGGCGAGCGCGACTGCACTGATGCCATCGCTGCGGCCATCCGCGCCTGCCATGAAGCCGGCGGCGGGCGCGTCGTCGTCCCGAAGGGCGACTGGCTCACTGGCGCCGTCCATCTGCGCTCCGGCGTGAATCTGCATCTTGAGGAGGGCGCAACGCTGCGTTTCTTCACCGACCCGCGCCGCTACCTGCCCCTGGTGCCGGCTTTCTGGGAAGGCATGGAGTGCCGGAATTATTCGGCGCTGATCTACGCACTGGACCAGCGGGACATCGCCGTCACCGGCGCGGGCGTGCTCGACGGGCGGGCCGACTGCGAACATTGGTGGCCGTGGAAGGGCCGCTCCGACTGCGGCTGGACCAAAGGCCAGCCGCACCAGGGGCCCGCGCGCGAGCGGCTCATCCGGATGGTGGAGTCAGGCGTCGCGCCCGCGGAGCGCTCCTTCGGCGAAGGCTCCTATCTACGTCCCAACTTCATTCAGCTCCTCCGCTGCCGGAACGTGCTCGTCGAGGGCGTCACCATCCGCAACTCGCCCATGTGGGAGATCCACCCGGTGCTGTGCACGAACGTCACCGTGCGCGGCGTGAAGGTCATCTCGCACGGGCCGAACAACGACGGCTGCGATCCCGAGTGCTCGCGCGACGTGCTGATCGAAGACTGCCTGTTTGACACCGGCGACGACTGTATCGCCATCAAGAGCGGGCGCAACGCCGACGGCCGCCGCCTGGCCACGCCGAGCGAAAACATTCTCATCCGGAATTGTGTGATGAAAGACGGCCACGGCGGCGTCACCATCGGCAGCGAGATCTCCGGCGGCGCCCGCCGCATCTACGCCGAGCGCTGCCGCATGGACAGCCCGAACCTCGACCGCGTGCTCCGGCTGAAGACCAACGCCATGCGCGGCGGCATCATCGAGGACGTCTTCGTGCGCGACATCGAGGTCGGCCGAGTGGCCGACGCCCTGCTCCACATCGACTTCTTCTACGAGGAAGGCCCCAACGGGCCGCACCTGCCGCTGGTGCGCCGCATCGGGATGGAAAATATCCGCTGCCGGAAGACGAAGTACGGCGTCTACATCCGCGGTTTCGAAAAAAGCCCCGTGCGCGGCGTGCTGCTCAGGAACTGGCAGGTGGACGAGGCTCCCCGCGGCAACGTCATCGAACACGCCGAGGATGTCCGCGTTGAAAGCGTCGTCATCGCCGGACGGGTGCTCCGGCTCTGA
- the ppa gene encoding inorganic pyrophosphatase codes for MFLKLYDLDPGPECPELVRMIVEIPKNSANKVEYDGTLGVFRLDRALYSPMHYPGDYGFIPGTLAEDGDPLDVLVLVTEPSFTGCLIEVRPIGLLRMVDREEMDEKVIAVPTRNPRYDEIHTIDQVFPHVRRELEHFFSIYKELEGRVATTQGWGGPREARRAIVEARERYLEKKRQSETPGGV; via the coding sequence GTGTTTCTGAAACTGTATGACCTCGATCCCGGCCCGGAGTGTCCCGAGCTGGTGCGGATGATCGTCGAAATTCCGAAGAACTCAGCCAATAAGGTCGAGTACGACGGAACGTTGGGCGTTTTCCGGCTGGACCGTGCGCTCTATTCGCCGATGCACTATCCGGGCGACTACGGCTTCATCCCCGGGACGCTGGCTGAGGACGGCGACCCGCTCGATGTGCTTGTGCTGGTGACGGAGCCGAGCTTCACCGGCTGTCTGATTGAGGTGCGTCCCATCGGGCTGCTGCGCATGGTGGACCGCGAGGAGATGGACGAGAAAGTGATCGCGGTACCCACGCGCAACCCGCGCTACGACGAGATTCACACGATCGACCAGGTGTTTCCGCATGTGCGGCGGGAGCTGGAGCACTTTTTCAGCATCTACAAGGAACTTGAGGGACGCGTGGCGACGACGCAGGGCTGGGGCGGGCCGCGCGAGGCGCGCCGGGCCATTGTCGAGGCGCGCGAACGCTACCTCGAGAAAAAGAGGCAGAGCGAAACGCCCGGCGGCGTCTGA
- the rsmH gene encoding ribosomal RNA small subunit methyltransferase H → MEHTPVLLRESLEFLAVRPDGVYVDATAGLGGHTAAIAARLTTGRVIALDRDAESLERARARLAAFGSRITFVQSSFAELSSTLDSLSLPRVDGILADLGVSRYQLTSPERGFSLQEAGPLDMRMDRRQSLTAAAIVNHYPEREIARIIEELGEERRRLAEKIARALVRARPIADTAHLARVVASVAPRTGRLHPATRVFQALRMAVNDEPGQLDALLEQAPWRLAPGGRMVVIAFQSLDDRKVKQRFRDLARQGGFRILTRHVVKPGVEEIRSNPASRSAVLRAMERTEE, encoded by the coding sequence ATGGAACACACGCCTGTCCTGCTGCGCGAGTCGCTGGAGTTTCTGGCGGTTCGTCCGGACGGCGTCTATGTGGACGCGACCGCGGGCCTGGGCGGGCACACTGCGGCGATTGCCGCGAGGCTCACCACGGGCCGGGTGATTGCGCTCGACCGCGATGCCGAGTCGCTCGAGCGGGCGCGGGCGCGGCTGGCGGCCTTCGGCTCAAGGATCACGTTTGTTCAGAGTTCTTTTGCCGAGCTTTCCTCGACTCTCGACTCTCTTTCTCTCCCGCGCGTGGACGGGATATTGGCCGACCTGGGCGTGAGCCGCTATCAGCTCACCTCACCGGAGCGCGGCTTTTCGCTCCAGGAGGCGGGTCCGCTCGACATGCGCATGGACCGGCGGCAGAGCCTCACCGCTGCCGCCATTGTGAACCATTATCCGGAACGGGAAATCGCCCGGATCATCGAGGAACTGGGCGAAGAAAGGAGGCGCCTAGCGGAAAAAATAGCCAGAGCCCTGGTCCGGGCGCGGCCGATTGCCGACACGGCGCATCTGGCGCGCGTGGTGGCGTCGGTCGCGCCCCGGACCGGAAGACTTCATCCCGCCACGCGGGTGTTCCAGGCGCTGCGGATGGCCGTCAACGACGAGCCGGGGCAGCTCGATGCGCTGCTCGAACAGGCGCCGTGGCGGCTGGCGCCCGGAGGCCGCATGGTGGTGATTGCCTTCCAGTCGCTCGACGACCGGAAGGTGAAACAGCGGTTTCGGGACCTGGCCCGTCAGGGCGGGTTCCGCATCCTGACCCGGCATGTGGTCAAGCCCGGAGTGGAAGAGATCCGATCCAACCCGGCGAGCCGCAGCGCTGTCCTGCGGGCAATGGAGAGAACGGAAGAGTGA